A region from the Nostoc sp. HK-01 genome encodes:
- a CDS encoding alcohol dehydrogenase codes for MKAVLMTAAGSPEVLQLQEVLAPSIPLDNTQLLVRLVAAGINPIDTKLRRRGTFYPDKMPAILGCDGAGIVEAVGAGVQKFRPGDAVYFCYGGLGGHQGNYAEYTIVDERFVARKPASVSFAEAAAAPLVLITAWEALYERGRLEPGEKVLIHAGAGGVGHVAIQLAKLKNATVATTVSSLEKAKFVQQLGADYPIFYKQTDFVQAILDWTNGEGVDLAFDTVGGETFQNTFPAVRVYGDIVTILEPDANTVWKIARNRNLRIGLELMLTPMLLGMDESLQHHAEILEQCGSWMEEGKLKIQVNHQFSLKDAAKAHELIETGAIAGKIVLLISDE; via the coding sequence GTGAAAGCAGTCTTAATGACAGCAGCAGGTAGTCCTGAAGTATTGCAATTACAGGAAGTACTAGCCCCAAGTATTCCTTTAGATAATACGCAACTTTTAGTCCGCTTAGTAGCGGCTGGGATTAACCCGATTGATACTAAACTTCGCAGACGTGGTACCTTTTACCCTGATAAAATGCCGGCAATTTTAGGCTGTGATGGTGCAGGTATTGTTGAAGCTGTGGGTGCTGGTGTACAAAAGTTTCGTCCGGGAGACGCAGTATATTTTTGCTACGGTGGCTTAGGCGGACACCAAGGTAATTATGCGGAATATACTATTGTGGATGAACGATTTGTGGCGCGTAAACCCGCATCTGTGTCTTTTGCAGAAGCAGCCGCAGCACCGTTAGTATTAATTACTGCTTGGGAAGCTTTATACGAACGGGGAAGATTAGAACCAGGAGAAAAGGTGTTAATTCATGCGGGTGCTGGTGGTGTCGGCCATGTTGCAATTCAATTAGCTAAACTCAAAAATGCTACTGTCGCCACTACGGTGAGTTCTCTGGAAAAAGCGAAGTTTGTCCAACAACTTGGCGCAGATTATCCAATTTTTTACAAACAAACAGATTTTGTCCAAGCAATCTTAGATTGGACTAATGGAGAAGGAGTAGATTTAGCTTTTGATACTGTTGGCGGCGAAACTTTTCAAAACACCTTTCCAGCGGTGCGGGTGTATGGTGATATTGTGACGATTCTAGAACCTGATGCGAATACTGTGTGGAAAATTGCGAGGAATCGGAATCTCCGTATTGGCTTGGAGTTAATGCTAACACCGATGCTATTAGGAATGGATGAAAGTCTGCAACATCATGCGGAAATTTTGGAACAGTGCGGGAGTTGGATGGAAGAAGGTAAGTTGAAAATCCAAGTTAATCATCAGTTTTCGTTAAAAGATGCAGCAAAAGCCCATGAATTAATTGAAACTGGTGCGATCGCAGGTAAAATTGTCCTGCTGATTAGTGATGAATGA
- a CDS encoding GCN5-related N-acetyltransferase translates to MLISECLIQATEFFVYTLKTLQSGDEAWLENFLLQHADTSMFLRSNWREAGLLDQGGRFQGTYVAAIADATIVAVAAHYWNNMLVIQAPVHLAEVVQATVAQSHRPISGIAGPAAQVEATKQVLGLVKRPTQLDESERLFSLALQNLQVPPTLLEEVECRLPYPEEFDLLSQWCAEFNVEALGHTKTPDLILNCRRELEARQARARHWVLVLNDTPVAYTTFNAWLPEIVQIGGVWTPPPLRGKGYAKCVVAGSLLEARSHGVERAILFTNQKNHPAQAAYQGIGFRPTGEEFGLVIFGD, encoded by the coding sequence ATGCTCATCAGTGAATGTCTAATTCAAGCAACGGAGTTTTTTGTGTATACCTTAAAAACCTTGCAATCTGGTGATGAAGCATGGCTAGAAAATTTTCTATTGCAACACGCTGACACTTCCATGTTTCTGCGATCAAATTGGCGCGAAGCTGGACTACTCGACCAAGGTGGAAGGTTTCAAGGAACATACGTAGCTGCGATCGCTGATGCAACTATAGTTGCAGTGGCCGCCCATTATTGGAATAATATGCTTGTCATCCAAGCACCAGTGCATCTGGCGGAAGTGGTGCAAGCAACAGTAGCGCAGTCTCATCGCCCGATTTCGGGAATTGCAGGCCCAGCAGCACAAGTTGAGGCTACTAAGCAAGTATTGGGACTTGTGAAGCGACCAACTCAGCTTGATGAAAGCGAGAGATTGTTTTCTTTAGCATTGCAAAACTTACAAGTACCTCCAACTTTATTGGAAGAAGTAGAATGTCGATTACCTTATCCTGAAGAGTTTGATTTACTCAGCCAGTGGTGTGCTGAATTTAATGTGGAAGCATTAGGACATACTAAAACTCCTGATTTAATCTTAAATTGCCGCCGTGAGCTAGAAGCACGCCAAGCTAGAGCTAGACATTGGGTGTTAGTACTAAATGATACCCCTGTAGCTTATACGACATTCAATGCTTGGTTGCCAGAAATTGTGCAGATTGGTGGAGTCTGGACACCACCACCACTTAGGGGAAAAGGTTATGCCAAATGTGTAGTAGCTGGCTCATTATTAGAAGCGCGATCGCACGGTGTTGAACGCGCTATATTGTTTACCAATCAAAAAAACCACCCAGCCCAAGCAGCATACCAAGGTATCGGTTTTCGTCCGACTGGGGAAGAATTCGGTTTAGTAATTTTTGGTGATTAG
- a CDS encoding peptidase M4, thermolysin — protein sequence MARKKKSSGSRFQHLLHTRCPICCIVPPHMLEHVAVNGNPQQRSWAFHTLNVSAQFQGRRNVVGNISFSPSPGEKRRTIYDAKNGQQLPGTLVRGEGDPPSTDEAVNEAYDAAGATYDLYYEVFERNSIDDKGLRLDSTVHYGVKYDNAFWNGDQMVYGDGDGELFQRFTKCIDIIGHELTHGVTQYEAGLQYYGEPGALNESFSDVFGSLVKQKLKNQTADQADWIIGEGLLAPGVKGIGIRSMKAPGTAYDDPVLGKDPQPAHMRDKFTGWEDNAGVHINSGIPNYAFYLAAVEIGGYAWEKAGKIWYIALRDRLRNQAQFKTAANITIQVAGELYGIDSLEQKAVQNAWQKVGVL from the coding sequence ATGGCTCGTAAGAAAAAATCATCGGGTTCTAGATTTCAGCATTTACTACATACTAGATGTCCTATCTGTTGTATTGTTCCACCTCACATGTTGGAACATGTGGCTGTGAATGGTAATCCTCAGCAACGTTCTTGGGCGTTTCATACATTAAACGTTTCCGCACAGTTCCAGGGGCGACGGAATGTTGTCGGGAATATTTCCTTCTCTCCTTCTCCTGGTGAGAAGCGACGCACTATCTACGATGCAAAAAATGGACAGCAACTTCCAGGTACTTTAGTACGTGGTGAGGGTGATCCTCCAAGCACCGATGAAGCAGTGAATGAAGCTTACGATGCTGCTGGTGCTACTTATGACTTATATTATGAGGTGTTTGAACGCAACTCCATTGATGATAAGGGTTTACGTTTAGATTCTACCGTACACTATGGTGTTAAGTATGACAACGCCTTTTGGAACGGCGACCAAATGGTATACGGCGATGGTGACGGTGAATTATTTCAACGCTTCACTAAATGTATTGATATTATTGGGCATGAGTTAACACATGGAGTCACTCAATACGAAGCGGGTTTGCAATATTATGGTGAACCTGGGGCGTTAAATGAGTCATTTTCTGATGTTTTTGGTTCTTTAGTGAAACAAAAGCTAAAAAATCAAACAGCCGACCAAGCCGACTGGATTATTGGTGAAGGTCTTTTAGCACCGGGTGTAAAGGGTATTGGGATTCGCTCGATGAAAGCCCCAGGAACAGCTTATGATGATCCTGTACTGGGCAAAGATCCACAACCAGCACACATGCGAGATAAGTTTACAGGCTGGGAAGATAATGCGGGAGTGCATATAAATTCCGGTATCCCCAACTATGCTTTTTATTTAGCAGCAGTTGAGATTGGGGGCTATGCTTGGGAAAAAGCCGGGAAAATTTGGTACATTGCTTTGCGCGATCGCTTGCGTAACCAAGCACAATTTAAAACCGCAGCTAACATCACTATCCAAGTCGCAGGCGAACTTTATGGTATTGACAGCCTAGAACAAAAAGCTGTACAGAATGCTTGGCAAAAAGTAGGAGTACTTTAG
- a CDS encoding ABC transporter substrate-binding protein, producing MTNSNIRIVSLIPSATEILATLGLTDAIVGRSHECDYPPEIKNLPVCTQARLSTDEPSGNIHAKVNDLLQSALSIYQIKTEVLEQLQPTHILTQDQCDVCAVSLPEVEKAVANFVSTSPKIISLQPNLIEDVWADIEQVAHIFNVDSVKILENLEARVKITQQKIQGLSLNELPKVACIEWTDPLMTAANWIPELVNLAGGQSLFSVPGKPSVLLEWDTLIATNPDVIIFMPCGFDLIRTRKEAELLTQRSEWQQLHANQTGRVYITDGNAYFNRPGPRLVDSLEILAEMLHPEIFDYGYKGTAWEVL from the coding sequence ATGACTAATAGCAATATCAGAATTGTTTCTTTGATCCCAAGTGCAACGGAAATTTTAGCCACGCTGGGGTTAACTGATGCAATTGTGGGGCGATCGCATGAGTGCGACTATCCCCCAGAAATTAAAAATCTTCCTGTCTGTACACAAGCCCGCTTAAGCACTGATGAGCCTAGCGGCAATATTCACGCTAAAGTCAATGATTTGTTGCAATCGGCACTGAGTATTTATCAAATTAAAACTGAGGTTTTAGAGCAGTTACAACCTACTCACATTCTGACTCAAGATCAGTGTGATGTTTGTGCAGTTAGCTTACCAGAAGTTGAAAAAGCAGTTGCTAATTTTGTCTCAACTTCACCAAAAATTATTTCTTTACAGCCTAATCTGATTGAAGATGTGTGGGCTGATATTGAACAAGTTGCTCATATCTTTAATGTAGATTCAGTAAAAATACTAGAAAATTTAGAAGCTAGAGTTAAAATTACTCAACAAAAAATTCAGGGACTTTCACTTAACGAATTGCCTAAAGTTGCTTGTATTGAGTGGACAGATCCTTTGATGACAGCAGCAAACTGGATTCCCGAATTAGTCAACTTAGCGGGCGGACAGTCACTATTTAGTGTTCCAGGTAAACCTTCGGTACTTTTGGAATGGGACACACTCATCGCCACCAATCCAGATGTGATTATATTTATGCCTTGTGGCTTTGATTTAATTCGTACTCGCAAAGAAGCTGAGTTATTAACTCAACGTTCAGAATGGCAACAACTTCACGCCAATCAAACAGGCAGAGTTTATATTACTGATGGAAATGCTTACTTCAACCGTCCAGGGCCACGATTAGTAGATTCTTTAGAAATTTTGGCAGAAATGCTGCATCCAGAAATTTTTGACTATGGTTACAAAGGTACAGCTTGGGAAGTTTTGTAA
- a CDS encoding multi-sensor hybrid histidine kinase: MQLAVFNDSKQEIVQIRENEQRKQIQSLVQLARSKTFQKGNLKATLQEITEVAAKTLAVERVGVWLYTADHTSIECKNLYDLKKKIHISGQTLLKANYPNYFQSLEVERSLAVSDAINDNRTQELAASYLKVFGITSLLDAPIWLGGRVVGVVCHEHFGDIRQWTVDEENFASSIADFVALAIEASDRHTVQAALQKSEAKFRAIFERSSIGIGLADIKAEIVDINPTLSQMLGYSREELYGKYFIDYISHQKGDLEVYKQLISGMRDRLEIEKYFRHKNGQLVWTNLSISMIPGSNGTPEFFLAIIEDITERKQTELKLRTSQAAAEAGNRAKNEFLATMSHELRTPLNAIMGLSQLLQHGMVGSLNEKQQEYINCIYSSGEHLLAIINDILDLSKVEAGKEELNLSTVSVVDLCNYAISTVHDQAKEKGLNLISKIDPQAETCKVDIRRIKQMLINLLTNAIKFTPAGQVSLEINKVPEGITFIVADTGIGIDSNQFQFLFEPFKQLDSRLNRQYEGTGLGLALTRKLARLHGGDVTVESKLGEGSRFTLFLPDQVDLTTDINIVDENINKFYAPANKLNEKRILLAETEENIAIFLHDYLQLIGYQVEWINTLDKVLEKMTNFQPNLILLDTQLLPSQDSSLYQILMQESELQNIAVVFMGGNENELPELNLGQADKYNYILKPIRIVQLESILMRYLS; encoded by the coding sequence ATGCAATTAGCAGTGTTTAATGATAGCAAACAAGAGATTGTGCAAATCAGAGAAAATGAGCAACGTAAACAGATTCAATCCCTAGTGCAATTGGCCAGGAGCAAGACATTCCAAAAAGGCAATCTCAAGGCAACCTTACAAGAAATTACCGAAGTAGCAGCAAAAACACTCGCTGTGGAGCGAGTTGGCGTATGGTTATACACTGCTGATCACACCTCAATTGAATGTAAAAATTTGTATGACTTGAAGAAAAAAATACATATATCAGGTCAGACATTATTAAAAGCAAATTATCCTAATTATTTCCAAAGTTTAGAAGTGGAGCGCAGTCTAGCAGTTAGTGATGCTATTAACGATAATAGAACCCAAGAATTAGCCGCATCTTATTTAAAAGTATTTGGCATTACATCATTACTAGATGCACCAATTTGGCTGGGAGGACGAGTGGTAGGTGTAGTATGCCATGAACACTTTGGAGACATCCGCCAGTGGACTGTAGATGAAGAAAACTTTGCCAGTTCAATTGCGGATTTTGTCGCCTTAGCCATAGAAGCGAGCGATCGCCATACCGTACAAGCAGCGCTACAAAAAAGTGAAGCCAAATTTCGCGCAATATTTGAGCGTTCGTCTATTGGTATTGGACTTGCAGATATCAAAGCTGAGATAGTAGATATTAATCCCACATTATCGCAAATGCTGGGATACAGTCGGGAAGAACTGTACGGTAAGTACTTTATCGATTATATTTCTCACCAAAAAGGAGATTTAGAGGTATATAAACAACTAATATCAGGAATGCGCGATCGCCTTGAAATCGAAAAATATTTCCGACATAAAAATGGTCAGTTAGTTTGGACTAACCTCTCAATTTCTATGATTCCTGGGAGTAATGGCACACCGGAGTTTTTTCTGGCAATTATAGAAGATATTACTGAGCGCAAACAAACAGAGTTAAAACTCCGCACATCTCAAGCAGCCGCAGAAGCTGGTAATCGCGCCAAAAACGAATTTTTAGCCACAATGAGTCATGAACTGCGAACTCCTTTAAATGCAATTATGGGATTATCACAGTTGTTGCAACATGGAATGGTTGGTTCTTTAAATGAAAAACAACAAGAATATATTAATTGTATATATAGTAGCGGAGAACATTTACTAGCAATTATTAATGATATTCTTGATTTATCAAAAGTAGAAGCAGGTAAAGAAGAACTAAATTTATCAACTGTATCGGTAGTAGATTTATGCAATTACGCCATTTCGACAGTACATGATCAAGCTAAAGAAAAAGGTTTAAACCTGATCAGCAAAATTGATCCACAGGCAGAAACTTGTAAAGTGGATATTCGTCGGATCAAACAAATGTTAATTAACCTGCTGACGAATGCGATTAAATTTACACCAGCCGGTCAGGTAAGTTTAGAAATTAATAAAGTTCCTGAAGGGATTACCTTTATAGTTGCAGATACTGGTATTGGTATAGATAGTAATCAATTTCAATTTCTCTTTGAACCATTTAAACAATTAGATAGCCGCTTAAATCGCCAGTATGAAGGTACAGGCTTAGGTTTAGCCTTGACACGTAAATTAGCCCGATTACATGGTGGAGATGTAACAGTCGAATCTAAATTGGGAGAAGGCAGCCGTTTTACGTTATTTCTACCAGATCAAGTAGATTTAACCACAGATATCAACATAGTAGATGAAAATATCAATAAATTTTATGCACCTGCAAACAAATTAAATGAAAAACGTATTCTACTTGCGGAAACAGAAGAAAATATAGCCATATTTTTACACGATTATCTCCAACTTATTGGCTATCAAGTTGAGTGGATAAATACTTTAGATAAAGTATTAGAAAAAATGACAAATTTTCAGCCAAACTTAATTTTGTTAGATACGCAACTTTTGCCAAGTCAAGACTCCAGTTTATACCAAATATTAATGCAGGAATCTGAATTGCAAAATATTGCTGTGGTATTTATGGGTGGTAACGAAAATGAATTGCCAGAATTGAACCTGGGACAAGCAGATAAATATAACTATATTTTAAAGCCAATTCGGATTGTTCAGCTTGAATCAATTTTGATGCGATATTTAAGCTAG
- a CDS encoding hypothetical protein (similar to DnaJ protein) yields MSLKIDRGLFRYDFIDHHAVLCVSVDADVKEIRKRYLQIARRLHPDSNASATPGEKKLASELLSKLVNPAYEALSGDRSRTEYMIILSQMGKRLVQDSASIELTTDLARQLAAAPNIDHSYKTAIAKIAETQYNSLQQVIPIIAQISELNLVYLMRSAGKAFSSQSAAPKSAPSANTPPDTAAAPPPPPAPPKEDSAAEQYIRRAQGLIEKNQFAQAKVELQDALKLAPKSGRCHSLIGLVYLKQNQLKMAKIHFDNALKLDPTDQIAATWKPKIDKALGQQSGGSKATPSAKTGNTQPDKSGGGGLFGGLFGGNKK; encoded by the coding sequence ATGTCGCTAAAAATAGATCGTGGACTGTTTAGATATGACTTTATAGACCATCATGCAGTTTTGTGCGTTTCAGTGGATGCGGATGTAAAAGAGATCCGCAAGCGTTATCTGCAAATTGCTCGTCGTTTGCATCCTGATAGTAATGCTTCTGCCACTCCTGGGGAAAAAAAGCTGGCTAGTGAATTATTATCTAAGTTGGTTAACCCAGCTTATGAGGCACTATCTGGCGATCGCAGCCGCACAGAATACATGATAATTTTGTCTCAAATGGGTAAGCGTTTGGTACAAGATTCGGCTTCTATAGAACTTACCACCGATTTAGCCAGACAGCTGGCGGCGGCTCCCAATATTGATCATTCCTATAAAACTGCGATCGCTAAAATTGCTGAAACCCAATACAATTCTTTACAGCAAGTAATACCTATCATTGCTCAAATTAGTGAGTTGAACTTAGTCTATTTAATGCGGAGTGCGGGTAAAGCTTTCTCTAGCCAATCGGCTGCACCTAAATCTGCACCGAGCGCCAACACTCCTCCAGATACAGCAGCAGCACCGCCACCACCGCCAGCGCCACCAAAAGAAGACTCAGCCGCGGAACAATATATTCGGCGGGCGCAAGGTCTAATTGAGAAAAACCAATTTGCTCAAGCCAAAGTCGAGTTGCAGGATGCACTGAAACTCGCACCCAAGAGTGGCCGCTGTCATAGTTTGATTGGCTTGGTCTATTTAAAGCAAAATCAGCTAAAAATGGCCAAGATTCATTTTGACAATGCTTTAAAATTAGACCCGACCGACCAAATAGCGGCCACATGGAAACCTAAAATAGATAAAGCTTTGGGTCAACAATCAGGTGGTTCTAAAGCGACTCCATCTGCCAAAACTGGGAATACACAACCAGATAAATCGGGAGGTGGAGGTTTATTTGGAGGTTTGTTTGGTGGGAATAAAAAATAA
- the hisZ gene encoding ATP phosphoribosyltransferase regulatory subunit — MVYQPAAGARDLLPLDVAQKRWIEDRLQQVFHRWGYHKIITSTLERMDTLMAGEAIQRQMVIQLQNSENEELGLRPELTASIARAVVTRMEAVTYPQRLYYHANVFRHIWENRHNRQQEFYQAGVELLGVGGLRANAEVLLLVGNCLDALGLRDWQIVLGEAGITRSLLQAFPANLQAKVRQAIAHLDRVTIDTLPLSEDLRDRARIMLDLRGKSQDVLQKVSSLGLDAEQQAAVNSLKSLVDLLEKERNFPVILDLSLIQTIDYYTGIVFEIVNNSDYPARVLGRGGRYDQLLGLYHPQGENIPGIGFVLNIEDLYQVLLSSQQLPQEIPASNWLVVPETEHAEAAAFAYSQKLRDSTHLVIVEMELGGRDAQAIRQYASDRRIAQIAWIKADGSPTIESISQ; from the coding sequence ATGGTGTATCAACCAGCAGCGGGAGCGAGGGATTTATTACCTTTAGATGTGGCTCAAAAACGCTGGATTGAAGATAGGTTACAGCAAGTGTTCCATCGTTGGGGATATCACAAGATTATTACCTCAACGCTGGAACGGATGGACACTTTGATGGCGGGGGAAGCAATTCAACGCCAGATGGTGATTCAACTGCAAAATTCGGAAAATGAAGAATTAGGATTGCGTCCAGAACTGACAGCTTCCATTGCTCGTGCTGTAGTTACGCGTATGGAAGCTGTTACCTATCCGCAACGACTTTATTATCATGCCAATGTCTTCCGACATATTTGGGAAAATCGGCACAATCGTCAGCAAGAGTTTTATCAAGCTGGTGTGGAACTTCTAGGTGTTGGCGGATTGCGGGCTAATGCTGAAGTACTGCTGTTGGTGGGTAATTGTTTAGACGCATTGGGTTTGAGGGATTGGCAGATAGTTTTAGGCGAGGCGGGAATTACCCGATCGCTTTTGCAAGCTTTTCCGGCTAATTTACAAGCAAAAGTGCGTCAGGCGATCGCTCACCTTGATCGTGTGACTATAGATACCTTGCCGCTAAGTGAAGATTTGCGCGATCGCGCCAGAATCATGCTCGACCTGCGCGGCAAAAGTCAAGACGTATTACAAAAAGTCAGTAGTCTGGGTTTAGACGCAGAACAGCAAGCAGCAGTAAATAGCCTCAAATCTCTAGTAGATTTACTAGAAAAAGAAAGGAATTTTCCTGTAATTTTGGATCTCAGTTTAATCCAGACCATTGACTACTATACAGGGATTGTCTTTGAAATAGTCAACAATAGCGATTACCCAGCCAGAGTTTTAGGGCGGGGTGGTCGCTACGACCAACTTTTAGGACTGTATCACCCCCAAGGCGAAAACATCCCCGGCATTGGTTTTGTCCTCAACATTGAAGATTTATACCAGGTTCTTTTATCTAGTCAGCAATTGCCGCAAGAAATTCCTGCCAGCAACTGGTTAGTAGTACCAGAAACCGAACATGCTGAGGCGGCAGCTTTTGCATATTCCCAAAAACTCCGTGATTCTACTCATCTAGTCATAGTAGAAATGGAATTAGGAGGCAGAGATGCACAAGCTATTCGTCAGTATGCCAGCGATCGCCGAATTGCCCAAATCGCTTGGATTAAAGCCGATGGCTCCCCCACAATAGAAAGTATTAGCCAATAG
- a CDS encoding 4Fe-4S ferredoxin, iron-sulfur binding protein, protein MPHTIVTDVCQGVADCVDACPVACIHEGPGKNVQGTDWYWIDFTTCIDCGICFQVCPVAGAIVQEERPDLQKTP, encoded by the coding sequence ATGCCACACACAATTGTGACTGATGTTTGTCAAGGCGTTGCCGACTGCGTAGATGCTTGTCCTGTAGCTTGCATCCATGAAGGGCCTGGCAAAAATGTTCAAGGAACAGATTGGTACTGGATTGACTTTACTACCTGCATCGATTGTGGGATATGTTTCCAAGTATGCCCAGTAGCAGGGGCGATCGTTCAAGAAGAACGCCCAGATTTGCAAAAAACACCTTGA
- a CDS encoding branched-chain amino acid ABC transporter ATP-binding protein, producing the protein MSGSVDHSAPILEVHNVHAGYVKDVDILQGVNFRVDAGELVTVIGPNGAGKSTLAKTIFGLLTPHTGTITFKGENIAGLKSNQIVKKGLCYVPQIANVFPSLSVEENLEMGAFVSNAPLKPVKDKIFAMFPKLSDRRRQRAGTLSGGERQMLAMGKALMLEPSLLLLDEPSAALSPILVTQVFAQIKQINQSGTAIVLVEQNARKALEMAHRGYVLESGRDAISGPGQELLTDPKVGELYLGAGKGH; encoded by the coding sequence ATGTCAGGTTCAGTTGATCACTCTGCCCCAATACTCGAAGTACACAATGTCCATGCTGGTTACGTCAAAGATGTGGATATTCTGCAAGGTGTGAATTTTCGGGTAGATGCAGGAGAATTGGTGACAGTAATTGGCCCCAACGGTGCGGGTAAATCCACCTTGGCAAAAACTATTTTTGGGCTTTTAACACCGCATACAGGCACAATTACTTTTAAAGGTGAGAATATTGCTGGACTAAAATCAAATCAAATTGTTAAGAAAGGCTTGTGTTATGTACCACAGATTGCTAACGTCTTTCCTTCTTTGAGTGTGGAAGAAAATTTAGAAATGGGTGCTTTTGTGAGTAATGCACCTCTCAAACCAGTCAAAGATAAAATATTCGCTATGTTTCCCAAATTGAGCGATCGCCGTCGTCAACGGGCTGGTACACTCTCTGGAGGAGAACGGCAAATGCTGGCGATGGGCAAAGCATTGATGTTAGAACCCAGTTTATTACTGTTAGATGAACCATCAGCGGCTTTATCGCCGATTTTGGTAACTCAGGTATTTGCCCAAATTAAGCAAATTAACCAGAGTGGTACTGCGATCGTACTTGTAGAACAAAATGCTCGGAAAGCCCTAGAAATGGCTCATCGCGGTTATGTTTTGGAGTCGGGAAGGGATGCAATTTCTGGCCCTGGTCAAGAATTATTAACAGACCCGAAAGTGGGTGAATTGTATTTAGGTGCAGGTAAGGGTCATTAA